A genomic region of Arachis stenosperma cultivar V10309 chromosome 9, arast.V10309.gnm1.PFL2, whole genome shotgun sequence contains the following coding sequences:
- the LOC130951991 gene encoding uncharacterized protein LOC130951991, protein MAHSDDDVLGLGNKALSGNKRKSRDDSSEEENEKEDKGFQVESPDNNNKKPRTDEEEQNQNPVEEFGCSPDVASQIMNHARFYVLLKRAPLVARDYSLMNEARNLIGQAQILAMNLDEYPDFLTEFPELAVGVPCVALFHGFQVLDWCVLNAGTTAENVAALGAPNN, encoded by the coding sequence ATGGCTCATAGCGATGACGATGTCCTAGGTCTGGGAAATAAGGCTCTGAGCGGCAACAAAAGGAAGTCTCGTGATGACTcctcagaagaagaaaatgagaaGGAGGATAAGGGATTCCAAGTGGAATCTCCAgataacaataacaaaaaacCAAGGACAGATGAGGAGGAGCAGAATCAGAATCCAGTTGAAGAATTTGGTTGCAGTCCTGATGTTGCATCTCAAATTATGAACCATGCTCGCTTCTATGTGTTACTCAAAAGGGCTCCTCTTGTGGCCAGGGATTACTCCCTCATGAATGAAGCAAGGAATCTGATTGGTCAAGCTCAGATTCTTGCTATGAATCTAGATGAATATCCTGATTTTCTGACGGAATTCCCTGAATTGGCGGTGGGGGTTCCTTGTGTGGCACTTTTTCACGGATTCCAAGTGCTTGATTGGTGTGTATTGAATGCGGGTACTACTGCAGAGAATGTTGCTGCCCTGGGAGCTCCAAACAATTGA
- the LOC130948833 gene encoding F-box/kelch-repeat protein At3g23880-like isoform X2, with protein MRRGPIPDDVDVDDDGVPRKGKVVTTTGGWPELLRCTTTKPPPILLDELIAEILLRIPARSLIPLRNSVCSSWRTLISSSQFAKDHLRRSMAVDPGLSHPLMAYYSQTYRYPIIGVFSVRSVMENAPHEPTKVVPYEGRRFRLIIGSCNGLLCLHDEERQDGFIISHRAMLWNPCTGFTSQPLEIEGLLCICGFGYDHVNDKYKLFAILDNKSRMFTFGPKSTWRTIQDFSRNFRDGNYRGCLVNHVGLFVSGTGTLNWLFHRYLSFVWVLSLDLVKETFNQFSLPNRDSDDDHRVTPQLGILRDCLAVCYETKKTHWTVWLMKEYGVPQSWTKLAIIPHHPLLGRRPLSLRPIYMLKDVLLAIAPSGKFVLCNLNDGSIDIPNIDSSTDGMPKLCPLTRNVSARKFQLYHESLVSPFHFGLPSCSSEMRLIKPSL; from the coding sequence ATGAGGAGGGGTCCCATTCCTGatgatgttgatgttgatgatgatggtgtTCCGAGGAAGGGGAAGGTTGTCACAACCACCGGGGGGTGGCCGGAACTGCTCCGCTGTACCACGACAAAACCACCGCCTATCCTTCTGGACGAGCTCATAGCGGAAATCCTGCTGAGGATACCGGCGAGGTCTCTCATTCCATTAAGGAACAGCGTCTGCAGTTCATGGAGAACCCTAATTTCCAGTTCCCAATTTGCCAAGGACCACCTTCGGCGTTCAATGGCGGTGGATCCAGGCTTGAGCCACCCACTCATGGCCTATTATAGCCAAACCTACAGATACCCCATAATCGGAGTGTTCTCCGTACGATCTGTGATGGAGAACGCTCCCCATGAACCCACTAAAGTAGTTCCCTATGAGGGACGACGCTTCCGCCTCATCATTGGCTCTTGCAATGGATTGCTGTGCTTGCACGATGAAGAGCGCCAGGATGGATTCATAATAAGCCATCGTGCCATGCTGTGGAACCCCTGCACTGGATTCACCTCCCAGCCGCTTGAAATTGAAGGTCTCCTCTGCATTTGCGGATTCGGTTATGATCATGTGAATGACAAGTATAAGCTTTTCGCGATTCTGGATAACAAATCACGCATGTTTACATTCGGCCCAAAATCTACCTGGAGAACAATCCAGGATTTCTCCCGTAATTTTCGTGACGGCAATTACAGGGGTTGTCTGGTGAATCATGTAGGGCTTTTTGTAAGTGGCACTGGCACTCTGAATTGGCTTTTTCACCGCTATCTTAGTTTTGTGTGGGTTCTTTCCCTTGACTTGGTCAAAGAGACTTTTAATCAGTTTTCCCTTCCCAACAGGGATTCAGATGATGATCACAGGGTGACTCCCCAATTGGGTATCTTGAGGGATTGTCTTGCTGTTTGTTATGAGACTAAGAAAACTCATTGGACTGTCTGGTTGATGAAGGAGTATGGAGTTCCTCAGTCTTGGACTAAATTGGCCATAATCCCCCACCACCCGCTACTCGGTCGTCGTCCTTTAAGCCTACGGCCTATATACATGTTGAAAGATGTTCTTCTTGCTATTGCTCCGAGTGGCAAGTTTgttttatgtaatttaaatgATGGCAGCATAGATATTCCTAATATTGACAGCTCCACTGATGGCATGCCCAAACTTTGTCCTTTAACTCGGAACGTATCTGCAAGGAAGTTTCAACTCTATCATGAAAGCTTAGTTTCACCGTTCCACTTTGGTCTTCCAAGTTGCTCATCTGAAATGCGGTTAATTAAGCCAAGCCTATAA
- the LOC130948454 gene encoding F-box/kelch-repeat protein At3g23880-like isoform X1, producing MRRGPIPDDDDAVPTKGKVVTTTGGWPELLRCTTTKPHPILLDELIAEILLRIPARSLVPLRNSVCSSWRTLISSSQFAKDHLRRSMAVDPGLSHPLMAYYSQTYRYPIIGVFSVRSVMENAPHEPTKVVPYEGRRFRLIIGSCNGLLCLHDEERQDGFIISHRAMLWNPCTGFTSQPLEIEGLLCTCGFGYDHVNDKYKLFAILDNKSRMFTFGPKSTWRTIQDFSRNFRDGNYRGCQVNLVGLFVSGTGTLNWLFHRYLSFVWVLSLDLVKETFNQFSLPNRDSDDDHRVTPQLGILRDCLAVCYETKKTHWTVWLMKEYGVPQSWTKLAIIPHHPLLGRRPLSLQPIYMLKDVLLAIAPSGKFVLCNLNDGSIDIPNIDSSTDGMPKLGPLTRNVSARKFQLYHESLVSPFHFGLPSCSSEMQLIKPSL from the coding sequence ATGAGGAGGGGTCCCAttcctgatgatgatgatgctgttCCGACGAAGGGGAAGGTTGTCACAACCACCGGGGGATGGCCGGAACTGCTCCGCTGTACGACGACAAAACCACACCCTATCCTTCTGGACGAGCTCATAGCGGAAATCCTGCTGAGGATACCGGCGAGGTCTCTCGTTCCATTAAGGAACAGCGTCTGCAGTTCATGGAGAACCCTAATTTCCAGTTCCCAATTTGCCAAGGACCACCTTCGGCGTTCAATGGCGGTGGATCCAGGCTTGAGCCACCCACTCATGGCCTATTATAGCCAAACCTACAGATACCCCATAATCGGAGTGTTCTCCGTACGATCTGTGATGGAGAACGCTCCCCATGAACCCACTAAAGTAGTTCCCTATGAGGGACGACGCTTCCGCCTCATCATTGGCTCTTGCAATGGATTGCTGTGCTTGCACGATGAAGAGCGCCAGGATGGATTCATAATAAGCCATCGTGCCATGCTGTGGAACCCCTGCACTGGATTCACCTCCCAGCCGCTTGAAATTGAAGGTCTCCTCTGCACTTGCGGATTCGGTTATGATCATGTGAATGACAAGTATAAGCTTTTCGCGATTCTGGATAACAAATCACGCATGTTTACATTCGGCCCAAAATCTACCTGGAGAACAATCCAGGATTTCTCCCGTAATTTTCGTGACGGCAATTACAGGGGTTGTCAGGTGAATCTTGTAGGGCTTTTTGTAAGTGGCACTGGCACTCTGAATTGGCTTTTTCACCGCTATCTTAGTTTTGTGTGGGTTCTTTCCCTTGACTTGGTCAAAGAGACTTTTAATCAGTTTTCCCTTCCCAACAGGGATTCAGATGATGATCACAGGGTGACTCCCCAATTGGGTATCTTGAGGGATTGTCTTGCTGTTTGTTATGAGACTAAGAAAACTCATTGGACTGTCTGGTTGATGAAGGAGTATGGAGTTCCTCAGTCTTGGACTAAATTGGCCATAATCCCCCACCACCCGCTACTCGGTCGTCGTCCTTTAAGCCTACAGCCTATATACATGTTGAAAGATGTTCTTCTTGCTATTGCTCCGAGTGGCAAGTTTgttttatgtaatttaaatgATGGCAGCATAGATATTCCTAATATTGACAGCTCCACTGATGGCATGCCCAAACTTGGTCCTTTAACTCGGAACGTATCTGCAAGGAAGTTTCAACTCTATCATGAAAGCTTAGTTTCACCGTTCCACTTTGGTCTTCCAAGTTGCTCATCTGAAATGCAGTTAATTAAGCCAAGCCTATAA
- the LOC130948454 gene encoding ABC transporter F family member 3-like isoform X2 — translation MRRIRNPLVEHWIDLELQLKRRSFTSSHHRRRRLPLASTFSVEKINYSFRFVSITAKSFIDKFRYNAKRASLVQSRIKALERMGHVDEIINDPDYKFEFPTPDDRPGPPIISFSDASFGYPGGPILFKNLNFGIDLDSRIAMVGPNGIGKSTILELIAGELNPSSVTVFRSAKVRIAVFSQHHVDGLDLSSNPLLYMMRCYPVKTIVMFFFKSLTTI, via the exons ATGCGGAGGATTCGAAACCCTCTTGTGGAACATTGGATAGATCTGGAGCTCCAACTCAAGCGCAGATCATTCACTTCCTCTCACCATCGACGGCGCCGTCTTCCTTTAG CTTCTACGTTCAGCGTTGAGAAGATTAATTACTCTTTCAGATTTGTTTCCATCACTGCCAAG TCCTTCATTGACAAGTTCCGCTATAATGCCAAGAGAGCATCCCTTGTTCAATCCAGAATCAAG GCTTTGGAACGAATGGGCCATGTGGATGAAATTATTAACGATCCTGA TTACAAATTTGAGTTCCCCACCCCAGATGATAGACCAGGCCCACCCATCATAAGCTTCAG TGATGCATCATTTGGTTATCCTGGGGGACCCATTCTATTTAAGAATTTGAATTTCGGCATTGACCTTGACAGCCGTATTGCAA TGGTTGGACCAAATGGTATTGGCAAATCGACTATACTCGAATTAATTGCTGGGGAACTAAATCCTAGTTCTGTGACAGTTTTCCGATCCGCTAAG GTTCGTATAGCAGTGTTCAGTCAGCATCATGTTGATGGACTGGACTTATCTTcaaatcctcttctgtatatgATGCGCTGCTATCCTGTAAAAACTATTGTAATGTTTTTCTTCAAGAGTTTAACTACTATTTAG
- the LOC130948168 gene encoding uncharacterized protein LOC130948168, whose protein sequence is MQRQLGDGTRTLFWDDVWMKDGRLRDRFSNLYRVAVDKARAPSVIVAFGMGMYGVGLQWRRALWSWEEQELSELQTGLAKVGIRQSEVDKLIWKHDKEERVNTKDRLVRCRILPTSEIICVICGKAPESVHHLFFTCEYAWKLWDSALRNDVVFKKEKVNISLLEQDVSCLVLAWARDRRFRRTGAKN, encoded by the exons ATGCAGCGACAATTGGGAGATGGAACTAGAACGCTATTTTGGGACGATGTTTGGATGAAAGACGGGAGGCTTAGAGACAGATTTTCAAATCTCTACAGGGTAGCTGTTGATAAGGCGCGTGCACCATCAGTGATTGTGGCTTTTGGGATGGGTATGTATGGAGTGGGGTTGCAATGGAGGAGAGCTTTGTGGTCGTGGGAAGAGCAAGAGCTGAGTGAGCTACAAACAGGCCTAGCGAAGGTGGGGATTCGACAAAGCGAAGTGGATAAGCTGATATGGAAACATGACAAGGAAG AAAGAGTGAACACCAAAGACAGATTAGTTAGGTGTAGAATCTTACCAACATCAGAAATTATCTGTGTTATTTGTGGCAAGGCACCAGAATCTGTTCATCATCTGTTTTTCACATGCGAATATGCATGGAAGCTGTGGGATTCGGCTCTTAG AAATGATGTTGTCTTCAAGAAGGAAAAGGTGAATATCTCTCTATTGGAACAAGATGTATCGTGTTTGGTGCTAGCTTGGGCAAGAGACAGAAGGTTTCGAAGAACAGGTGCTAAGAATTGA
- the LOC130948833 gene encoding F-box/kelch-repeat protein At3g23880-like isoform X1: MRRIRNPLVEHWIDLELQLKRRSFTSSHHRRRRLPLVIILWSFLVRMRRGPIPDDVDVDDDGVPRKGKVVTTTGGWPELLRCTTTKPPPILLDELIAEILLRIPARSLIPLRNSVCSSWRTLISSSQFAKDHLRRSMAVDPGLSHPLMAYYSQTYRYPIIGVFSVRSVMENAPHEPTKVVPYEGRRFRLIIGSCNGLLCLHDEERQDGFIISHRAMLWNPCTGFTSQPLEIEGLLCICGFGYDHVNDKYKLFAILDNKSRMFTFGPKSTWRTIQDFSRNFRDGNYRGCLVNHVGLFVSGTGTLNWLFHRYLSFVWVLSLDLVKETFNQFSLPNRDSDDDHRVTPQLGILRDCLAVCYETKKTHWTVWLMKEYGVPQSWTKLAIIPHHPLLGRRPLSLRPIYMLKDVLLAIAPSGKFVLCNLNDGSIDIPNIDSSTDGMPKLCPLTRNVSARKFQLYHESLVSPFHFGLPSCSSEMRLIKPSL; encoded by the exons ATGCGGAGGATTCGAAACCCTCTTGTGGAACATTGGATAGATCTGGAGCTCCAACTCAAGCGCAGATCATTCACTTCCTCTCACCATCGACGGCGCCGTCTTCCTTTAG taattatattGTGGAGTTTCCTCGTACGTATGAGGAGGGGTCCCATTCCTGatgatgttgatgttgatgatgatggtgtTCCGAGGAAGGGGAAGGTTGTCACAACCACCGGGGGGTGGCCGGAACTGCTCCGCTGTACCACGACAAAACCACCGCCTATCCTTCTGGACGAGCTCATAGCGGAAATCCTGCTGAGGATACCGGCGAGGTCTCTCATTCCATTAAGGAACAGCGTCTGCAGTTCATGGAGAACCCTAATTTCCAGTTCCCAATTTGCCAAGGACCACCTTCGGCGTTCAATGGCGGTGGATCCAGGCTTGAGCCACCCACTCATGGCCTATTATAGCCAAACCTACAGATACCCCATAATCGGAGTGTTCTCCGTACGATCTGTGATGGAGAACGCTCCCCATGAACCCACTAAAGTAGTTCCCTATGAGGGACGACGCTTCCGCCTCATCATTGGCTCTTGCAATGGATTGCTGTGCTTGCACGATGAAGAGCGCCAGGATGGATTCATAATAAGCCATCGTGCCATGCTGTGGAACCCCTGCACTGGATTCACCTCCCAGCCGCTTGAAATTGAAGGTCTCCTCTGCATTTGCGGATTCGGTTATGATCATGTGAATGACAAGTATAAGCTTTTCGCGATTCTGGATAACAAATCACGCATGTTTACATTCGGCCCAAAATCTACCTGGAGAACAATCCAGGATTTCTCCCGTAATTTTCGTGACGGCAATTACAGGGGTTGTCTGGTGAATCATGTAGGGCTTTTTGTAAGTGGCACTGGCACTCTGAATTGGCTTTTTCACCGCTATCTTAGTTTTGTGTGGGTTCTTTCCCTTGACTTGGTCAAAGAGACTTTTAATCAGTTTTCCCTTCCCAACAGGGATTCAGATGATGATCACAGGGTGACTCCCCAATTGGGTATCTTGAGGGATTGTCTTGCTGTTTGTTATGAGACTAAGAAAACTCATTGGACTGTCTGGTTGATGAAGGAGTATGGAGTTCCTCAGTCTTGGACTAAATTGGCCATAATCCCCCACCACCCGCTACTCGGTCGTCGTCCTTTAAGCCTACGGCCTATATACATGTTGAAAGATGTTCTTCTTGCTATTGCTCCGAGTGGCAAGTTTgttttatgtaatttaaatgATGGCAGCATAGATATTCCTAATATTGACAGCTCCACTGATGGCATGCCCAAACTTTGTCCTTTAACTCGGAACGTATCTGCAAGGAAGTTTCAACTCTATCATGAAAGCTTAGTTTCACCGTTCCACTTTGGTCTTCCAAGTTGCTCATCTGAAATGCGGTTAATTAAGCCAAGCCTATAA